The DNA region gCCTGGGACCCTCAGCATGGAGGTGCCAGCATGCTGACCCACGCGCTCCCCAGGGAGCCATCAGGCGGCCCCGCTCACCTCCCAGCCCCTCGCTGTCTCCCCATGCACGGCGGCCTCGCCTTTGTGTGAGCTGCGCGTGTTTACCCTCCCACTTCCTTGTTCCACTCCAGTGCAAGGGCCATAAACCGCCCGGCTGGCAGGGCCAAGCCCACGGTGGCacgggcaggaggaagaggagggagggggatggCGGCCAGCCCCCCGCTCCGTGCCGGGAGGGCACCCCGGGTGCCACCGTGGTGGTTGGGAGCGCAGGCCTTCCCCTAGGGCTGGTGCCGCCGCCTGCGGTGGGTCTCTCATGCCCGCTGACCACCCTCATGCCGGGGTCTGGAGGGGTGCCAGGGTGGAACAGGACCTACTTCCCCTTCTTCTCAGACTTCAGGGGCCACAACGTGACAGCCCTGCGTGTCAGTGAGTCGTCCGCCCTGGCTTCCATCTTCCTGCTGGCCTTGGCGGGAAACATCTGGGGCATCTGCCTGCTGGTgcggcagcggcaccggctgTGCGCTGCTAACTGCCTCGTCCTCAACCTCTTCTGCGCCGACCTGCTCTTCATCACCGCCATCCCCTTCATCGCCGTCGTGCGCTGGACCGAGTCCTGGGTGCTGGGCGACGTCGTCTGCCACATGCTCTTCTACGTGATGAGCCTCAGCGGCACCGTCGTCATCCTCTCCCTCTCGGCCGTCAGCCTGGAGCGCGTCGTCAGCATCGCCCGGCTGCGCCACGCCGCCTTCCGCCGCCGCAAGGCGCTggccgccgccctcctcctcatCTGGGGCTTCGCCGCCCTCGCCACCCTCCcgctctgctgcttcttcaccGTGGTgcggctgcccgccgccgccggcgagGTGAGGGCGAGCGCCGCCGGGGAGGGCCCGCAGGGCGGCCGCCCCCGCAGGAGCAGGGCGCTGGGCggccggcgccgggccggggggtgggcgccggggcagagcgggcggcgggaggccgcAGGAGTCAGGTgggggaggcgggcgcggggccgggcggcgcgggagGCTCGTCCGCCTCTGTCACGGAGGGGAGACTGCCTCTGGGCAGCGGGCAGCGCTCCGTGTTCCGGGCAGGTGCCGAGGTTGTGCCCGGAGGCGCGGCCAGACCCCCCCCCGGCAGGGCAGCGCGGGAGACCCGCGCCCGCTGTCGCCGTAGGCAGCGCCGCCGTCGCCTCCCGTCCCGCTCTCCCGGCGGGCCCTCCCGTTAGATATGAAACGCGCATCGGCTGGAATTGGTTTGCGTTCCCCAGTGCGGCTTGGAAATCCCCTCTGCAGCACGCGTCCCCCTTACCGAGGGATCAGCATCCTGGGAGCGCTGCCCGGCACACGCGGTAGCCTCTGCGTGAAATGGCCATGCACAGGTTTTTGTGCCTAGTATTTTGAAATGTGAACCAAAGTACGCTGAACATGACACTCACATACATGATTAAAGTCTATAAGTTTCAATTTTAAAGTCGCCGTTAGCATTTGATATGAAATTTATAGCAATATTTAGATTGTGGACAACACATCTATTTGTAATTGTATGGGCTTTTAAAACCATGAAGTAATACATTAATTGACTGCTCTGTTTGAGTAGAGAGTTTTCACAGAGTCGGTTGAGTCTGCAGCCATTTCTCTATAGGCATAGAGATAAGGACAACCGTGTAGTAAAAATAACTGTGCaatgttaattttcttctctattcTTTGTAAACAGGAGATTCAGATTTGCACCTTAGTTTGGCCCAGCATTGCAGGAGAAACAGTTTGGGATGTGACCTTTgccattgttttctttctaatgccGGGATTAGTCATTGTCATCAGTTATTCCAAAATCTTACAggtatgtttttcctttaaattttgtTGTAGAACAAAGGGAAGTAAACAGTAACTTACTGGGCATCAACATGTTGTCACTGAATACAAATACACCTAAAGGGCATAGACATCATGGTAAGTATGTGATATAAAATGAGGCACTTCAACCTGTACATAACAGCCTATACGTTTCAACTAAGAACATGCTTGAACAGCACATTACCAGAAGCCCAACACAAAGTTTGTCTTCATTTATATATAGTATTAATACCCTTCCCCATTAATGTGCTGTTCATATTTAAAGACTGTCAATCTCCTAAATGTTAAAAGAGTCAAGCATTTGAAATAACTAAAAACTAGATTTTGCTTTCCTTGAGCCTAAACTCCAGAGTCACAAGGGATTTCTAAGAAAGCAAAGAGAGGCAGGACTAGAAACAATCCATCCCCTTTTAGATCTACTGATTGTCTGCATGTATTTTTAGTACACAGATCTTGTTAGATTACACTTATTCCTCCACAATTTCAGACTTCACAAACAAAAACTGTAAATTAAAcactttgcttccattttctttctgagtGGATGTTGTTTAACTGCTGAAATATAGGCCAAGACACCAGGCACCACAGAGTTTTAATCTATATTCTAGCAAGCATGATATTAGTTACgtaaattccttttaaaacatctgatttcataccccttcctcttccaaaaaCAGAGTGAGAAAGAGCTAGAAATCTTCAAACTAGGCACTGCAATGCCCCAT from Mycteria americana isolate JAX WOST 10 ecotype Jacksonville Zoo and Gardens chromosome 6, USCA_MyAme_1.0, whole genome shotgun sequence includes:
- the FFAR4 gene encoding free fatty acid receptor 4 — translated: MPGSGGVPGWNRTYFPFFSDFRGHNVTALRVSESSALASIFLLALAGNIWGICLLVRQRHRLCAANCLVLNLFCADLLFITAIPFIAVVRWTESWVLGDVVCHMLFYVMSLSGTVVILSLSAVSLERVVSIARLRHAAFRRRKALAAALLLIWGFAALATLPLCCFFTVVRLPAAAGEEIQICTLVWPSIAGETVWDVTFAIVFFLMPGLVIVISYSKILQITKASRRSLNAGLAYSENHQIRVSQQDYKLFRALFALMISFFIMWSPIIIIILLILVQKYKQDLNILPSVFFWIVLFTFANSAVNPILYNVAHFRRKCQEILLCCTGEPVRHGAGTETTARRSNHEQPNLSFITR